The genomic window GAGAGGCGGCGTCAGCTCGCGTTGAAGCTGAAACGGCCGGTGACGGAAGAGGAGTTGTGCCTGGCCCTTCAGTTTCCCAGGGATGCGGTGGAATATTTCCTTTTCGAGGAGCGGTTCGGGAAAACGTGGATGCTGCCCCCCGAGGTGTGGTTCAACCGGGGCGGATTCGCGGACGGGACTCGGATTACGTTCGCCGATTACGACGGAAAGACGCATCACATTGACATCGTGTCGACCCGCAAGTCGGCTGGGATGGTTCACACGGCGCTGCTTCTGGATTATCATTTCCAGACCTATACGACGGCCGTGAGTTCCAAGGAGCCGGCCGTTTGATGCCGGGCTTCCGGGCCCCGGTGCCCGGCGTGGGAGGCGGCGTGCGGCAGGGAGCGGCGTGCGGCGACTGGGGACGGATGCGTTCCGATGGGCTCTGCCCGCATCGCCCGGTCATTCATCCGGATGAGCAAGGCACGGCTTGCCGTGCCTTTTGTGTATGGAGAGGGCGGCGAAGGTGGGTCGATGGACCGGTGGCTTGATCTGTTCCTGAACCATATCACGGTGGAAAAAGGGTTGAGCCCGAACACGGTTGCCGGGTACGGCGGGGATCTGCAGGAGATGCTCGGCTACTTCGGGAAGCACGGTGTGTCGAGCTGGGAGGCGGTATCCCGGGAGGACATCGTGAGTTACCTGGAATCCGTTTCGGGCAGGCTTTCCCACCGATCCAAGGCGCGACGCCTGGCCGCCCTGCGCGCATTCTTCAAGTATCTCGAGCGAACCGGGAAAATGTCCGGGAGCCCTGCCGCGCTCGTTCGTTTTCCGAAGTTCAATCCGGGTCTGCCGAAGACCCTCACGGGCAGGGAAGTCGATGCGCTTCTGGCCGCGCCGGCCGCGGGCACTCCGCTCGGACAGAGAGACCGGGCCATGCTCGAGCTGCTCTACGCAACGGGGCTGAGGGTCAGCGAGCTCGCGGACCTGCAACTCGATCAAGTCCACCTCGAAGCCGGGTATCTCGTGGCCCGGGGCAAAGGGGACAAGGAAAGGCCGGTCCCCATGGGAGAACCGGCCGGCGAGGCGCTTCAAATCTATCTCCGCGACGGACGGCGACGGCTCTTGAAGGACGGCCGAAGCCGGGAGGTTTTCCTCAACCGCCGCGCCGTGAAGCTCACGCGGCAGGGCATTTGGAAAATCATCAAGCAGTATGCGCTCAAGTCGGGAATCCGGCAGAACCTGACTCCCCACGTGCTCCGTCACTCCTTCGCGACGCATCTGCTCGAGAACGGAGCCGATCTTCGGTCGTTGCAGGCAATGCTGGGGCACGCCGATATCTCGACGACGCAGATATACACTCATGTGGCGAAAAAACGGTTGAAGGAAGTTCACCTGAAATTTCACCCGCGACCGTAGCAGGAATCCGCAATGGAGGTGATCACCACTCATATCAATGCCGATTTCGACGCGATGGCTTCCATGATCGCCGCCAAAAAGCTGTATCCGGACGCGGTGCTGGTCTTTCCCGGTTCGCAGGAGAAGACGCTTCGCGAGTATTTCATCAACTCCACGGTCTACATCTACGGCTTCAAGCGGCTCCGGGATCTGGACCTGGACCGGGTCAGCAGGCTCATCCTGGTGGATACCCGGCAGATTTCGCGGATCGGCAGGTTCGTGGAAATTCTCGATCGTCCGGGGATGGACATCCACGTCTACGATCACCATCCGGACGCCGAGGACGATATCCAAGGCGTCTTCAACCTGATCAAGCCGGTGGGGGCCACGGTCACGATCCTGACGCAGCTCATCCGGGAGCGCGGGTTGGAGGTGACTCCGGAGGAGGCAACCATCATGAGCCTCGGGCTCTTTGAGGACACCGGTTCCTTCACCTTCAACAACACGACCCCCGAGGACTTCGAAGCCGCGGCATTCCTGCTGCGCAGCGGAGCCGATCTGAACGCCGTATCGGACATGGTCACCCAGGAACTGACGGCCGAGCAGGTCGGCCTCCTCAACGAGCTGATCACCTCGGCCAAAACCTACGGCATCGCGGGCATCGACGTCTGCATCGCCACGGTCTCCGTCGAGAAGTACGTCGGGGATTTCGCCGTGCTGGTGCACAAGCTCAAGGACATTGAAAATCTGGACGTCGTCTTCGCCCTGGCCCGGATGGACGACCGCGTCTACCTGGTGGGGCGCAGCCGCATTCCCGAAATCAACGTCAGCACCGTGGCGGCCTACTTTGGAGGCGGCGGGCACGCGACGGCGGCTTCCGCGAGCATCAAGGACCTCACGCTTTTCCAGGTGGAAAACAAGCTGCTCGAATTCCTCAGAAGCTACATTCATCCCTATCCGACGGCGGAGAGCATGATGACCAGCCCGGTGATTTTCACGGAGCCCGAGGTGACCGTGGCCGAAGCCGGGCAGAGCATGATCCGCTACAACATCAATTCGATGCCGGTCATGGAGGATGGGCGGATCGTGGGCCTGACCACGCGCCAGGTCCTGGAGAAGGCCATATTTCACGGGCTGGAAAAGCGGGCGGTACGGGAGTTCATGACCACCGACTTCAGCACCGTCGGTCCCAACGCCACGCTGCTCGAGATTGAAAGCTACCTGGTCGAACGCCATCAAAGGATCGTGCCGGTGATGGAGGACAACCGGGTGATCGGAGTCATCACCCGCCGAGACCTGCTGAAATTCCTGGTTGAAGACCAGACCACCAACGCCCGGTCGCTCTACGGGGATACGAACCTTGCCGCCTGGTCCAAACGCAAGAACGTGGTTGCGGTGATAATGGAGCAATTGCCCCGTGAAATTGTCCAGACACTCAAGGATTTCGGGAAGCTCGCGAAGGACCTGGGGATGAAGGCCTATGCGGTGGGGGGGTTCGTGCGGGACCTCCTGCTCCGGCGTTCCAACCTGGACATAGACATCGTGGTTGAAGGGGACGGCATCGAATTCGCCAGGACATACGCCAGGGAACACGGCATCCGCTGCCGGTTCCACAAGAAGTTCAATACCGCCGTGCTCATTTTTCCCGATGACCGCAGAGTGGACGTGGCTTCGGCGCGTTTCGAGTATTATCAGTATCCGGCTGCCCTGCCGATTGTGGAATTCAGCTCCCTGAAAATGGACCTGTACCGGCGGGATTTCACGATCAACACCCTGGCGCTTGCGCTCAACCCCGGAGAATTCGGCCAACTGATCGATTTCTTCGGCGGACAGCGCGACCTGAAGGACAAGACCATTCGGGTCCTTCACAACCTGAGCCTTGTGGAGGACCCGACACGGATTCTCAGGGCCATCCGGTTCGAACAGCGATTCGGATTCAGGATCGGCAAGCAGACCGTGGCGCTCATCCGGAATGCGGTCCGCATGGGGTTGCTTCAGAAGCTGGGGGGCCGTCGCCTCCTGCATGAAATCCAGCTCATCATGGTGGAAGACGATCCTTTGCCGCCTCTGCGCCGCATGAACGAGTTCGCCGTGTGGCCGGTGCTGAGCGCCAACATCCTGTTCGATCAGAAGCTGGAGGATTTGTTCGTTCGGTTGCGCGAAGTGGTTTCCTGGCACCGGTTGAGCTTCCTGGATGAGCCTCTCGAGCGCTGGTGGGTCTACATGCTGGGCCTGTTTTCAGGCCTGGCGGCGGCCGACGTGGAGGACGCCTGCGGCAGGCTGCAGTTCACCGCCGGCCAGCGGGAACGCATTGCCTGGGCTTACCGGACGGTGAGCGGACTGCTCTGGGGGTTTTTCCCCGCGGCAGAGCACAAACCGAGCGCAATCTTCCGGGCGCTCCAGCCGTTCAAGCCCGAAGAACTGGTTTTTATGATGGCGAAGGCGCAGGACGAAACACCGCGGCGTGCCGTCAGCCACTATTTCCATCGCTATCGACACGTTTCCACCGAACTGAAGGGCAGGGATCTCAAGGAAATGGGTGTGCCGCCCGGGCCTATCTACCGGGTGATTCTGGATGAACTGCTGGATGCGCGTTTGAACGGCGAAGTGAAAGACCGCCAGGAAGAGCTTGCTTATCTGCGCGAGCGGCATGCGGAGCTCTTCGGCGGGGAAGGGGAGGTCCCCGACCCGGCTTCGTGAGACCTGCGAAAAGGGACCGGGCTTCGGCGCGCTCCCTACTTGAAGGAGACGCGGTCCTGAAGGATCCAGTCGTCGACGTCGATGTAATGGAATCCTTCCGATTCCGCGGGAACCACCACGCGCTGGATGCCCGCGTTGATGATTACCCGACGGCACAGCAGGCAGGGTTCCGGGTGGATCACCTGGTTGCCGGTCTCAACGTCGAGTCCCGCCAGATAGAGATCGGCTCCCACCATGTCCAGTCTCGACGCGTGAATGACCGCGTTCATTTCCGCGTGCACGGCGCGACACAGTTCGTAATTCTGCCCCGCGGGGATGCTCAGTTGCTTGCGCGCGCAATAGCCGAGGTCGATACAGTTCGCCGTCTTTCGCGGCGCACCGTTGTAGCCTGTGCTGATGATCTGATCGCTCTTGACGATAACCGCCCCGAAGCGACGCCGCAGGCACGTGCTGCGCTGCGCCACGGACAGAGCGATCTCGGTGTAGTACTCGCTCTTGGTGGGTCTGTTCATGGTTGCTCCTTCCGCCGGGTGAAGAATAGGGGATTTGCCCCGATCTGGCAACAGATTTCTCCCGCGCGATCGGCTCCGGGAGGCTTGAGGCACGGCATCGCCCGCCGGGGGAAAACGGTTTCAAATCGTGAATTTGCTTGACCCGGCCGCGGTTTTCTACTTTAAGATGTTCGCGCTTGGCAGGCCTTTGTTACAATGCAAATCGGCGGGGCAAGGCTCCGGGATTCCGCGGCGCGGAGCGGTGAAACGCGCGTTTGAGAACGGATTTGCGGACGGGAGCCTACGGAGCGCGGGGATGGCCGCGCGGCAACTTGGCCGGAGGACACTGTCGGGATGGGTGAAGAGTTCATTGTGAAGGCGGCGCTGTACGTGGTTCCATTGCTGCTTGCCGTGGTGTGTCACGAGGTCGCGCACGGCTGGGTGGCGGAGAAGCTCGGGGATCACACGGCACGCCTCTCGGGGCGGATCACGCTCAACCCCTTCGTCCACATCGACCTGATCGGAACGGTGCTGCTGCCGGCGATCCTGATTCTGACCAAATCCCCGTTCCTCTTCGGCTGGGCCAAGCCGGTGCCGGTGAATTTCGGAAACCTGAGGCGAGGTCGCAGGGACATGGCGCTGGTGGCCGCCTCCGGACCGATGACGAATCTGGTCCTGGCCGGCGCGAGTGCCGTTGTCTATCGTCTTATTGTCCTCGGGCTTTCCGGCGGTGTCATCCCGCAGACCGGATGGGCGCCCTGGATCGTGGTGCCGCTCGCTCAAATGGCCGGTATTTCGGTGGAATTCAACCTGGTGCTGACGGTCCTCAATTTGCTGCCCATCCCGCCGTTGGACGGGGGCCGCATCCTGGTGGGGCTGCTTCCGGAGAGCCTTGCATACCGGCTGGCCCGCCTGGAACGATTTGGAATGCTGATCCTCGTGGTCCTGATCGCCACGGGTTCCTGGAGCCAGATCGTCAGGCCGGTTCTGAAAGCTTTTGTGGACTTGTTTCTCGGATGACGCCGCCGGGCCCGCTCGCCGGCGAGCCGATACGGGGGCCGGCCTGGCGGGGCTCGGAGGCTGAAGTTCGCGCGAATCCGCGGACCTGCCGGCGGCGGTCGCTCATATCGTTTGTGCGGGCTCGGTTCCGCGTCCCGATGAATTCAAAGAGAGGAGTTCTTGCGAATGACCGAAAGAAAAAGGATCCTGAGCGGCATGCGCCCGACAGGGAGGCTTCACCTGGGAAATCTGCACGGAGCACTCGACAACTGGATCCAGCTCCAGCAGCAGTACGAATGTTTCTTCTTCGTTGCCGACTGGCATGCCCTCACGACGGAGTATGCCACTCCCGGGCAGATTCGGGAGAACACGTGGGAGATGGTGATCGACTGGCTTGCGGCCGGGCTCGATCCGGCGCAATCCACGCTTTTCATCCAGTCGGACATCAAGGAGCATGCCGAGTTGCATCTGCTGCTTTCGATGATCACGCCGCTGCCCTGGCTCGAACGGACTCCGACGTACAAGGAGCAACTGCAGCAGCTCGACCAGAAGGATCTGTCGACGTACGGATTCCTGGGGTATCCTGTTCTCCAGGCCGCCGACATCGTCATCTACCGCGCCCACGGCGTGCCGGTGGGCAAAGACCAG from Syntrophobacter fumaroxidans MPOB includes these protein-coding regions:
- a CDS encoding CBS domain-containing protein, with the protein product MEVITTHINADFDAMASMIAAKKLYPDAVLVFPGSQEKTLREYFINSTVYIYGFKRLRDLDLDRVSRLILVDTRQISRIGRFVEILDRPGMDIHVYDHHPDAEDDIQGVFNLIKPVGATVTILTQLIRERGLEVTPEEATIMSLGLFEDTGSFTFNNTTPEDFEAAAFLLRSGADLNAVSDMVTQELTAEQVGLLNELITSAKTYGIAGIDVCIATVSVEKYVGDFAVLVHKLKDIENLDVVFALARMDDRVYLVGRSRIPEINVSTVAAYFGGGGHATAASASIKDLTLFQVENKLLEFLRSYIHPYPTAESMMTSPVIFTEPEVTVAEAGQSMIRYNINSMPVMEDGRIVGLTTRQVLEKAIFHGLEKRAVREFMTTDFSTVGPNATLLEIESYLVERHQRIVPVMEDNRVIGVITRRDLLKFLVEDQTTNARSLYGDTNLAAWSKRKNVVAVIMEQLPREIVQTLKDFGKLAKDLGMKAYAVGGFVRDLLLRRSNLDIDIVVEGDGIEFARTYAREHGIRCRFHKKFNTAVLIFPDDRRVDVASARFEYYQYPAALPIVEFSSLKMDLYRRDFTINTLALALNPGEFGQLIDFFGGQRDLKDKTIRVLHNLSLVEDPTRILRAIRFEQRFGFRIGKQTVALIRNAVRMGLLQKLGGRRLLHEIQLIMVEDDPLPPLRRMNEFAVWPVLSANILFDQKLEDLFVRLREVVSWHRLSFLDEPLERWWVYMLGLFSGLAAADVEDACGRLQFTAGQRERIAWAYRTVSGLLWGFFPAAEHKPSAIFRALQPFKPEELVFMMAKAQDETPRRAVSHYFHRYRHVSTELKGRDLKEMGVPPGPIYRVILDELLDARLNGEVKDRQEELAYLRERHAELFGGEGEVPDPAS
- a CDS encoding deoxycytidylate deaminase, whose translation is MNRPTKSEYYTEIALSVAQRSTCLRRRFGAVIVKSDQIISTGYNGAPRKTANCIDLGYCARKQLSIPAGQNYELCRAVHAEMNAVIHASRLDMVGADLYLAGLDVETGNQVIHPEPCLLCRRVIINAGIQRVVVPAESEGFHYIDVDDWILQDRVSFK
- a CDS encoding site-2 protease family protein, which translates into the protein MGEEFIVKAALYVVPLLLAVVCHEVAHGWVAEKLGDHTARLSGRITLNPFVHIDLIGTVLLPAILILTKSPFLFGWAKPVPVNFGNLRRGRRDMALVAASGPMTNLVLAGASAVVYRLIVLGLSGGVIPQTGWAPWIVVPLAQMAGISVEFNLVLTVLNLLPIPPLDGGRILVGLLPESLAYRLARLERFGMLILVVLIATGSWSQIVRPVLKAFVDLFLG
- the xerD gene encoding site-specific tyrosine recombinase XerD, which gives rise to MDRWLDLFLNHITVEKGLSPNTVAGYGGDLQEMLGYFGKHGVSSWEAVSREDIVSYLESVSGRLSHRSKARRLAALRAFFKYLERTGKMSGSPAALVRFPKFNPGLPKTLTGREVDALLAAPAAGTPLGQRDRAMLELLYATGLRVSELADLQLDQVHLEAGYLVARGKGDKERPVPMGEPAGEALQIYLRDGRRRLLKDGRSREVFLNRRAVKLTRQGIWKIIKQYALKSGIRQNLTPHVLRHSFATHLLENGADLRSLQAMLGHADISTTQIYTHVAKKRLKEVHLKFHPRP